attttttaaaaatagttcactgattttgaaaaaagttcatcattttttaaaaatagttcactgattttgataaagttcatgaattttgaaTTATGTTTATCAATTTTCATAAATGTTCAGGAATTTCCAAAAAACAAATATCGATTGTCAAAAAAGTTGACCGATTTCCAAAAATGTAAACGGgctaaaaaaagttcatgaagaatCTCTTCAAGGGCCGGCCCATTTCGGAGCCCTGCCGGCGCCGGTTATCAATTTTTGCCTTTAACCGGCGCCTGTGGTGCTAAATAGGTTTTCCTCAAAAATGTTATTGTTCATCCGGTTCATCTTTTTTTGTTCCAAGTTGAAGCCCATAGCACCACGCAAGATAGCCCATCTATCTTATGTGACACGCCACTGTACACCATCCTGGTGACCTACACCTTCCTATTTCGGGGACGGCATTCTTCCAATAAATTTCGTAATTGCCGACCGTTGCCTCTCCTCCCCCCTTCCCCGCTCCCCCCCACCCCTGTCCAGCCGACGGCTACCGTCGTCTCCACGAGAGAAAAGGGGGAGATGGCGGCGGGGAGCCCTAGGTCCGCGCCAGGGCGGACGCCGGCCGCCAAGAGCGGCGCGGGCCTGCTCAGTCCCCGGTTCCGCTCGGCGGCCGAGCTTGCCGGCTGGGACGAGGAGTCCATCCTCCTCGCGGCGCTCGTCGTCGAGGACACCCCGGTCCGCGAATCGCGCCGCAAGAGGCGATCCTCCGGCTCAACGGCCGCCGGCGGCAGCGCCGGATCTAACACCAGGTACCTATTCCCGCACCAACGCCAATCGCGCGACGCGGCCTTCCTCGCCTTTCTCCTTTCCTTTCTCGTGTTGGTTGGTTTCTTGATCCGTCCGAATTCTCGCTCTCGTGCAGGAAGCGGAGGTCGCGGAGGCAGTCGGGGGATGAGACCCCGATCCCGCCCGTGGCGCTTGTGCTCGACGAAGACGAGAAGCCGGATGACCATGAAGGTCGGTGGTTGCCCCATCCCGTTCTTCCCTGGCCCGATCTGTTGAGCGTTTAGGCGTGCGTCCGTCTGGGGATTGTGGATCTGGTGTTAATTTGAAATTTTGCAGTTGGCAAGAAGGAGGTTAagcaggcggaggaggagaaggagaaggctccTGTcgtggaggggaaggagaagtccGGATCTGCCAAGGAAGGAGAAGCGGCGGGGAGTGGCGAGCTGCCGTGTATGGATCGGCTAAGGGAGGAGCTGTCTTGCGCTGTAAGGGCGTCTCGCATATCTTTGGTTTCATGTCTTGTCATTGCATATCTGATTTGTCTCTGGACAGAGTATGATTAGTGTCTGATTTTGCACAGATTTGTTTGGACATCTGCTTTCAGCCAAGCACCACGGCTTGCGGTCACAGGTAAATTTGCAGCACAGAGCCAAGTTTTAACTTCCAGAAATTATGATGTTGCCCTTTTCCACAGTTCTTTTCCCAAGATTTCAATGTATGATGTGTATACGTTAAACCCCTTATCCATCCCATGTACCAGGAATTAAGAATTGGTTCACGACATTTGCAGCACAGAGCCAAGTTTTAACTTCCAGAAATTATGATATTCATTTGTTTCGTGAATTGTTCCCCTGTTTTTTTCTCCCAAGATTCATTGTGTGATGTGTATAAACCCCTTATTCATTCCATGTACCAGGAATTAGGAATTGTGTTTCTGGTTACTTTACGAGATTCGGTATGCTGTTAATCACTTGTGGCAACTGTACCTGGCAATGCTTATTTTTTATGCAACCGTGCAATTTAGCTTATGTTATTTGTTTGTTTCGTGAATTGTAGACTGTGGGAGGGCCGTATCTCCGAAAATTGAGGCCCGGTGCCAAATAAAAGTTCAGGCCCTGTGTTTAATAGTGTCAGTCAAAATATTGTTAATTAAGCATTTCGGTAGTACTGTAACTTTTCCAAAGAATCTGAAATTTTTGGAAGAACAGGGACTCAAAGCAATGAACAAATCATAAAACCAATTCTTAGGTGATTGGAGCAGCCATGTGCTAGTTCTTTGCTCTGCTCTAGGAAAATGTGAAGCCATTAGTAGAGAATCAAGGAGGAGACAAAGAGTCTAGGAGTTAATTTACACTAGTCAAGAAAGTGAGAGAGAGCGTCACATAATTTTATGCATTGAAACTGAAAACGAGATGGAAACGAAGAGACATTAAGTTGGCCTAGGTTATGCCCTGGTTGTTTTACATGGATTTCCTTTTATTTCATCTGTTGATAATCAATCAGGCCTAAATATCATAATTAGCACTAGTACTACTTGAGAGGTTTTTGGGGCCCCTAGAATTTGGGGGCCCTGTGCAGCTGCACAGGTTGCACCTGCCCGTGTACGGGCCTGACTGTGGCAAAGATTAGCATCCCTGTTAGCCTGAACAGAAATGACTTTTGTATTGAACCGGGCAACTGTGTTTATTTCACTTTGTGCTTTGCCAATCCATAAAATTCCGTATATAGGATATTGGCCCTGTAATTCATAGATCGAATACTGAATGCAATTCTTGATTCTTCCCTACATAGAATATTGGCCCTGTAAGGCAACTGTGTTTATTTCACTTTGTGCTTTGCCAATCCATAAAATTCTGTATATAGGATATTGGCCCTGTAATTCATAGATCGAATACTGAATGCAATTCTTGATTCTTCCCTACATAGAATATTGGCCCTGTAATTCATAGATCAAATACGGAATGCAATTCTTGATCCTCGTAACACTGTTGCCCCTTTCTTTCATTGAACAGCTTTTGCATGCAATGCTTAAAACATGCCGCCTCTAAGTGTGGAAAGCGGTGCCCAAAATGCCGTCAACTAATCAGGTAAGCTTCAATCTTGAAGATTTTGCACTTGTCCAAATATGGTAGAAAAACAAACATGGGTTCAACTAATTGTTTTGTCACTCTGCAGTAATTCAAGATCTTGCACTATCAACACAGTACTCTGGAACACCATCCAACTCCTATTTCCTAGCGAAGTTGAGGCAAGGAAAAGCTCCATGGCCTCATCCTCAGCAAGCAAAGATAATGTGAAGCAAACCCTGCCAAGAAGCAACAACTTTACACAAGGTGGCATGAGCAGGAACACTGGTGCCAGTGGTAGCATCATCACACCGGACTACACTAGAATAGGCAACAGCACCAGGAGCTCTTTAGCAGCAGGCAGCAGAAGAAGCGTGCCAGGCCCAGGAACCATGAACACCAGCAGTGGGAGCTTTGACACACAGGGTAGGACCACCAGAAGCAGGGACAGCGGCAGAGGCTTTGTCCGGGCGTCGCAGTTGGTTGCCACCAGGAGTTCAGCACGGTCAGGCCAATCTGACGACGCTTCACTGGCATACAGGTTGCAGCAGGAGGAGTTCATGACGGCTTTTGACAATGAGGGAGAGAGGCAACCACAGAACACCATATCTACTGCCCGAGCAAATTTGAGAGCTATGGCCTCTCGGGCCGAGAGGGCAGCACTCCTTCGCTCTCGCGGCTGGCCTCTTTAGTTTTGACTCCTTTTCTGTTTTCCCAGTACCTGAATCTTTCTCTAGAAGAATATTGCATAAGTACCGTGGTGATCAATCACTTGTATTGTGTGAAAGTAAAACGACAAGCTATATGTTTTTCCTGTAATCCACACAAATTTAGATTGCTCTATTAGATCACTGTAATGGTTGTATATCCCTGCATTTTCTCTTGTCTGGATTAATGATTTTCTCGGTTCGGCGATTTGACCACAGAACCATTTAATTTTTTGGAATTAAAGGAAGCTATTTTTTTGGAAGTTTACCTTGTCTCCTTCCCAACTCATTTTCCATCAGCCAGAGCCATGTAACAAGTTAATTTTTGATATTCCTTACCCTTGACTATATCTGTCCCAGATCTCAGGGAAACTCCATTTCACTatatcttatatttagaaaccatGGTATAGTTATCAACAAATTTCCATTTTATACCAATTTTCAGTGCTTTGAGGGAGCTACTGTATAAAGTTGACATTTCTCTAAGGAGTAAATTAAATTAACATCTTTCATATATCGATATTGAGGTATCCTCGAGTCAAGGAGACTCCGTGTGTGTCGATATCTATTCCAAGTTACATAAACTGAACCAAAACTTGTGAGAGATACAgagtgcctttcaataaagcattTCAACCAAACAACCAAGGTATTGAAAGATAAATTTGGTTTATATATTGTCTGATCCATAGCCATCATATATGATCGTGGCATATATTGTATGTAACAACAAATGTTATACAAACAACAATAAGCAGCGGCACACAGATTTGTGCTTAATAAATTGACCATCCAACACTCAAAATCCAGATACTGTTTGAAAGTAAAGCCCTGTTCGGCAACACTCCACGGAGTGGAGCGCGCGGAGCGGCGTTCTACCCGCTCCCTAAATTAGAGCTGCATGCCACTCCGCTCCGAGCCGGAGTTGGGGAGCGGAGGCATGCCGAACACGTCCACAATTTCTCATCACACCATATGTGTTCCCTGTAGTTCACACAAAGTTAGATCGCTTTACTAGATGACGGTGATGGGTGTATTGCCCTGCATACAAAATAACGGAAAATCATGTAATATTAGCTTCGTTCTTAAAGGTCAACTTGACATTCACGCTAATACATTATTATGGCAATTCTCACCATGCTGTCTCAGAATATCTTTTGAACTTGACATACACGTAGTTGGTAAAAAttgttgaaagttagcaaacaccgcattggtcatgGTCACttcaacaattcatgaaagaatattgaaggaagagagattccacatacaaatatactatcttggacatcttctatgattgtgagccccattaattattttcaaacttgagcaaattagttgaagttggacaaggaagacaacataatgagttatgtttgggtatatttgcatagaagttatattgttatagatcctccaacatgtggtgcttgtttagaaccttttgctagccaacacTTTGTACTAActacagatactacttgtgcatccaaaaacccttaaacccagtttcttgccttgagagtccactatatctacctatatgcggtatttaccttccgtttcaagtaaatttgcatgtgccaaactctaaaccttctaataatattctgttttgtatgcctgaattGCTCATGTAATGACTAGGGGTTGTTAGTATCttacatgctaggtgggttattctcacaagatgagttgattcactatcattcacgagaaagtggctgataTTAGGCTTTCCCAGTCCcgaaaaaaaatgcaaaaagttaaaaaaaatccccgaggaatgttgttggtatggatggtacccgtggattcggctcgccgtggagtgtgattgattggtggagggggagtacaaACTTTacatttatgtttgggaaccgcctataatgtatctatcatggaagataccgagatctctCAGTTGTTATGTTGAGAATGAAAGCATACctctcaaaattattattcatctcttttttaaaagctcgagctctggcacatatgcaaatcactacttccctctgtgaagggtcaatctatttactttcatgttatttattaTTCTTGTTGAATCAACTTATTgtttccaacctcaatctattagttggcaaacatcatatggtggggaaagatccaagaaTATATGGCCGTTAAAATATATtttatcatgaattattatttttgacaattatctgtatgataaataagttgggaggcaaaattttaagcccttatctttctctgtgttcgatggatgctatttgttctaaaaatatgctttgagtgttagcaatcatggaagactatatgatggtagagtatatggaatttgctaaatcaaacctcttacatagacccttcctgaaaataagatgaattgcaattgtttggtgactgaaagcatagtttgtcagttttcaagaaacttgttGGTTTATAttgtaacatgtgaatagcttgttacttgatcatgagaagttttatgagatgagctactatttatggtttatattgatgctagaaaaagtgtttcaaattatcattgatcaaatttatacactatgctagcattcacacttcataaattatttctttatcatttacctactcgaggacgagaaggaattaagcttggggatgctgatacgtttccaacgtatctataatttatgaagtattcatgccatgtttacaataattctatatgattttggtatgactttattagaactaactcggactgacgatgttttcagcacaactactgtgatgttgtttttgtgcagaaataaaagttctcggaatgcgctgaaaatttacagagaatatttttggaaaatataaaaaatactggagtgaAGAGCTGGGTCAGGAAGTGgatgaggaggccacaagcctgcagggcgcagcCTATGAGGGGCTTATGGGCCCCTCGAGCAACGCCttgacgtgattccaatgccaaaTATTCCtataaatgccaaaaaccccagaaagaaacctagatcgggagttccaccgccgcaagcctccagagccacgaaaaaccaatcgggagcccgttccggcaccctgccggaggggaaaccatcaccagaggccatcttcgtcatcccgGCGGTcttcatgacgaggagggagtagttcaccctcggggttgatggtatgtaccggtagctatgtgtttgatctctctctctctctctctcgtgttcttgagatggcacgatcatgatgtatcgcgagctttactaatatagatgaatcataaggatttttccctctctatcttcttgtgatgaattgagttttccctttgaagtttacttatcggattgagtctttaaggatttgagaacacttgatttatgtcttgcgATGGAATGTCTATGGTGACAATGGTATGTTCTATTGATTTACTTCATGTATGTTTtgttgatcaacttgcgggttccgtgaccttgggaatctatgcataggggttggcacatgtttctgTCTTGACttttcggtagaaactttggggcactctttgaagttctctatgttcgattgaacatgatgaatgcgaaattatgtgatgcatatcatataatcaagccCACGGGTactcgaggtgacattggggtatctaggtgacattagggttttggttgatgtgtgtcttaaggtgttactttagtacgaactctagggctgttcgtgacacttatagggattgcTCATAAGATTGGTAAGAAAAAATAACTTTgatgtggtttcgtacccgacaatgatttcttcatttggtctccgctatttgtgactttggagtgaactctttgtcgcacatgaggtatttacatatgattcaactatgttagtattgttgagagaacttgcactagtgaaggtatggaccctaggccttgtttccaagcatttaaacaacattttgctcgctgtttactatttgttaccctgctgtttttatattttcagattacaaaaacctatatctaccatcgacattacacttgtatcaccatctcttcgccgaactagtgcacctatataatttaccattgtgttgggtgtgttggggacacaagagactctttgtgatttgattgtagggttgcttgagagaggccatcttcatcctatgcctcccatggattgataaaccttaggtcatccacttgagggaaattttctactgtcctacaaaattctcgcttggaggcccaacacgagtctacaagaagaaggttgtgtagtagacatcaggagcTAATCCTGTCCTGCTACACTTCCCTTTTGAATCACCAAAGAACTTTTTGGTGGCCTTATTGATGTCATTATGAGAAAGATTTTTATTGCTGAAGAGATGAACATCTTTTAGCTCGCCAGAGTGATTGCACATTAAGTCGCTTCTTACACCACTAGtaaaaaagagggctttggtccaggtcttgaaatcctattagtcccggttcacatacgaaccaggacctatggtgacattggtcccggttcgtgaggccagggcgccggccgggcatcatgggacattggtcccggttcgtctcaccCCTTTTGTCTCGGTTCTAGTCAAGAACTGGGACTAATAGGCCGGCAACTGTTCGtatcccctttagtcctggttggtggatcaaaccgggactaaggtgtggtggcgggcgttcgtacaaccgttcgtatcctcctttagtcccggttggtggatcaaaccggggtggcggcccttcgaattacccctttagtgccggtttgtcgtccaacccgggactaaaggtccaaacggttcGCCCTCCCACTTTGTTTCCAGCGATGAAAACTACAACCGAAGCGGAGTCTATCgccattctctgttcttctcctctcctctattcttcttcttcctctcttcttccattcttcttccaccatgacatatctaactagagaggtgctcgcacatggcacgacctggctcagggtcgggtacacgaacgagagcagggtggTGCCAAATTTTCTGTCACGGTTCCGAGAGTGGGTTGACGCCGCGTCGGAGCATGAagcgttcttggggcttgatctggagttcacgcccaaccatcaaggtgttgtcgtcatccagttgtgtttcaaacaacatgtcttgatcttccgatgggcgaggtaagttttgtgtctttctttgatccaaggttatgaaaattgcatgtattgatcttctctaggttccatttgatagcaatatggagtttaTTTATAtattccatttgatagcaatatgaaaattgcataggatagcaatatgtgttacaacattggatatattgatctccgtaggttccattggagagcatatattgatctccctaggttccattgaatatattacaacataggctttttttgatccaaggttatgaaaattgcatatattgatctccctaggttccattggatagaaatatgcagtttctatatatgttccattggatatatagttaattgagggtttcttgaccaattcataggatatgaaaattgcataggatagcaatatgttacaatattggaatcctataaagattaatttctctttagttgtagtgaaacaatttttcattggtaagttttgaggctttctttgatccaaaggttatgaaaattgcatatactaatctctctaggttccattggatagcaacatgcagtttctttatatgttccattggatagttaattgagggtttcttgatcaattcataggatatgaaaattgcatcggatagcaatatgttacaatattggaatcctataaagatcaattcataggatatgaaaattgcatagaatagcaatatgttccatttgaatcattatgataaatttctctttagttgtattgaaacatttttccttgttgcagcagtatgtaacatttgtttcattttaatttgttgatgttgcagtaGTGATAAGCATTGTCCAGAATTCATGGACTTCCTTTGCAGCGGCATACGTTTCACTAGCGTTGGCATAACGAACGACAGGACGAATATGAGGCGCaactttggtattgagataccagctgcatgccacattgatctccaaggcctattccagCTTGATTAtccgaggacttcgatggctgataTGGCACTCGCCTTGATCGACAAGgagtaccatgatatgaagaAGGCTTTCCCGAAGGCTCAGCACAAGAAGTGAGggaagaccccacttgaccctatcaaccttgagtatgcagcaaaagatgcatatgttgcatacgagttgtaccgcaagattagtaTCGTGAGATATGGCCAGCGTCGCCTCGAAGAACCAGCTTTGGGACATTCAGATTCAGATTCAGAtttagacgagtagtgttcagaacggcgaacacttgtatatatatgtatgctagctattattatgtactgcttggaccaatttatatatatctagtttctgtttgtgccattatatagagtttccaaatttgaatggttatttagccctttctttattcatcaccactttaggtattgttgtgaactaattatttattcatattggtgtaatatttactatattcaaacttctccatggttcataccccccgatataacacatagatacatcgatataagcaaacaacacaaagaaaacagaatctgtcaaaaacagaatagtcggaagtaatctgtataattcgaatacttatgtaactccaaaaattatgaaaaattacaacaatctgggtaaattgtatatgagtcttgtgtaaaaaattgagatcaaaagcacgtctcactgaatttaaaaaattcctggactgaggtcgaaagtttctgttttttagcaAAATTAAAttccaaacaccgtagaccatcccaaaggtcttacttggcacaaacacaaaattctatgtgggtgaaatgatgataccatgccaactttcaacctattcaaagttcatttgtagtgcttttcaatttctgggtcatttatctcaaaaaacatcagtaaatgcatgaaaaataccaaatgaagtcagaattttttgaaaattgatgatgtggccttgaatggtggattttgaacacagaaaaggtctggagttcaaataattccaaaaaattaaatcccttttgtaacaaatgagtttttgtatgaaaccctgatacttcgaaagagattgtccgatttgtacacgaagtgcgtccagatttttctgcaaccctctcaactttttagcaaatgctatgtgggtgaaatgatgataccatgccaactttcaacttattcagagttcatttgtagtgcttttcaatttctggatcatttagctaaaaaaattaataaatgcatgaaaaataccaaatgaagtcagaaatagttgaaaattgatgatgtggctttgaatggtgcattttgaacacataaaaggtttggagttcaaataattccaaaaaatgaaatcccttttgtagcagatgagttttcgtatgaaaccctcatacttcgaaagagattgtccaatttgtacacgaagtgcgtccagtttttgccgcaaccctctcaaatttttagcacatgctatgtggatgaaatgatgataccatgccaactttcaacctattcagagttcatttgtagtgcttttcaatttctgggtcatttagctcataaaaatcaataaatgcatgaaaaataccaaatgaagtcagaaatagttgaaaattgatgatgtggctttgaatggtgcattttgaacacacaaaaggtctggagttcaaatagttccaaaaaatgaaatccctttttgtaacaaatgagttttcgtatgaaaccctcgtacttcgaaagagattgtgtgatttgtacacgaagtgcgtccattttttgctgcaactctctcaactttttagcacatgctatgtgggtaaaatgatgataccatgccaactttcaacctattcagaattcatttgtagtgcttttcaatttctaggtcatttagctcaaaaaaatcaataaatacatgaaaaataccaaatgaagtcagaaatagttgaaaattgatgatgtggctttgtatggtgcattttgaacacacaaaaggtctggagttaaaataattccaaaaaatgaaatccattttgtaacacatgagttttcgtatgaaaccctgatacttcgaaagagatcgtCCAATTTGtacactgatggggttatagtcccagtgtagggtcataggcctgccctacaggtcctacccaaggactacccttcatagaagacaaggcccttagtcagttccgactgaactaaggacccccccatcatccagtcggcgacgagcattcggagcgtatttaacgtaccgaatggattccactctgtacatcgtaacctcccaggagggcaacggtcatacattttcatacaccattattaacatttaaggcatacgttacctgtaacgtgcgcatttattcgccactattccacccctgtccaccgggccattatgaagggcagcgcactctatgtaagccgcccttccccactggtgcaggggttggcttttactgtaatcctatattccactcgacactaagatcCCAAGAGCACTGATACTTAGGGCTTTtaactccaccgtagaggggcctgaactcatacaacctcgccgtagctaaggctctgcccatcctttcgtaccctacacatctactgtcagacttatacccgcgacagttggcgcccaccttggggcaggcatctaagcgacttccggcgagtttgcaacttcatattttcatcatgtcgtccggcggagatttgtgcatgggtcgtgagatcctcttcgccgcactctccttcatcgtcgacgattcagcatggcttcgggatgcgcctctcaacgtcgaggcgctccccagtcgtggggctacgcacttccgtgctgatgcccgcggcgtccttcttctccagctatcggctccggtgtcgatcttcgcccccgtcacgcgccgcaacaagcggtcccgccgtccgcggctccagcgttgggtgcgacatgcccaggcgcgccagaacgcatcctctcaagtggcggtcttcgagtcggttgtggtcgcaccaccatcccagtgcttggactcagttccgactgagttgccttccgagtacttgggtcgcgggcctacagccgaagttctcatggacaattccca
This genomic stretch from Hordeum vulgare subsp. vulgare chromosome 6H, MorexV3_pseudomolecules_assembly, whole genome shotgun sequence harbors:
- the LOC123403070 gene encoding putative E3 ubiquitin-protein ligase RING1a yields the protein MAAGSPRSAPGRTPAAKSGAGLLSPRFRSAAELAGWDEESILLAALVVEDTPVRESRRKRRSSGSTAAGGSAGSNTRKRRSRRQSGDETPIPPVALVLDEDEKPDDHEVGKKEVKQAEEEKEKAPVVEGKEKSGSAKEGEAAGSGELPCMDRLREELSCAICLDICFQPSTTACGHSFCMQCLKHAASKCGKRCPKCRQLISNSRSCTINTVLWNTIQLLFPSEVEARKSSMASSSASKDNVKQTLPRSNNFTQGGMSRNTGASGSIITPDYTRIGNSTRSSLAAGSRRSVPGPGTMNTSSGSFDTQGRTTRSRDSGRGFVRASQLVATRSSARSGQSDDASLAYRLQQEEFMTAFDNEGERQPQNTISTARANLRAMASRAERAALLRSRGWPL